From a single Hymenobacter sp. YIM 151500-1 genomic region:
- the fabG gene encoding 3-oxoacyl-[acyl-carrier-protein] reductase, which produces MTKLLDGKVALITGASKGIGRAIAVYFAQQGAQVAFTYLSSVEKGQQLEQELAAHGTKVKGFRSDASIYQDAEKLVDDVVAEFGKLDILVNNAGITQDGLLMRMSEQQWDQVLAVNLKSVFNLTKAATKPMMRAKAGSIVNMTSVVGIKGNAGQTNYAASKSGIIGFTKSVALELGSRNIRCNAIAPGFIETEMTDALDPKQVDEWRKAIPLKRGGTPEDVAKATAFLASDDSSYITGQVLQVDGGMLT; this is translated from the coding sequence ATGACCAAACTGCTCGACGGAAAAGTGGCCCTGATTACGGGGGCTTCCAAAGGAATTGGCCGCGCCATTGCGGTGTATTTTGCCCAGCAGGGCGCTCAGGTGGCCTTCACCTACCTTTCCAGCGTGGAGAAAGGCCAGCAGCTGGAGCAGGAGCTGGCCGCCCACGGCACCAAGGTGAAAGGCTTCCGCTCCGACGCCTCCATTTACCAGGACGCCGAGAAGCTGGTGGACGACGTGGTGGCCGAGTTCGGCAAGCTGGATATCCTCGTCAACAACGCCGGCATTACCCAGGACGGGCTGCTGATGCGCATGAGTGAGCAGCAGTGGGACCAGGTGCTGGCCGTGAACCTGAAGTCGGTGTTCAACCTGACCAAAGCCGCCACCAAGCCTATGATGCGGGCCAAAGCCGGCTCCATCGTCAACATGACCTCGGTGGTGGGCATCAAAGGCAACGCCGGCCAGACCAACTACGCCGCCAGCAAGTCGGGCATCATCGGCTTCACGAAGTCGGTGGCCCTGGAGTTGGGCTCGCGCAACATCCGCTGCAACGCCATTGCCCCCGGCTTTATCGAGACGGAAATGACCGACGCCCTGGACCCCAAGCAGGTGGACGAGTGGCGCAAAGCCATTCCGCTGAAGCGCGGCGGCACCCCCGAGGACGTAGCCAAAGCCACGGCGTTTTTGGCCTCGGATGATTCGTCGTACATCACCGGCCAGGTGCTGCAAGTGGACGGCGGCATGCTGACGTAG
- a CDS encoding DUF433 domain-containing protein has product MIPAEITQYISLNSEVRFGKPVVTGTRTTVAEVLEMLANGMTPEQIREDYPALGPAHIRACLLYAAYMESIMLVAA; this is encoded by the coding sequence ATGATTCCTGCCGAAATAACCCAGTACATCAGCCTGAACTCGGAAGTCCGTTTTGGTAAGCCTGTGGTGACAGGCACGCGCACGACTGTGGCTGAGGTGCTTGAAATGCTGGCTAACGGCATGACACCGGAACAAATCAGAGAGGATTACCCAGCCCTGGGGCCGGCGCATATCCGGGCCTGTTTGCTGTACGCGGCCTACATGGAAAGCATCATGCTTGTTGCCGCTTAA
- a CDS encoding DUF5615 family PIN-like protein — protein sequence MKILLAVSGVSAPPRARSAARARHGLDSSPDTSISRYAQREGFHLLTKDEDFTRLVLTQGFPSKVIVVTNAQVPVQQLAAFLQTHLPHLKAWSW from the coding sequence ATGAAAATATTATTGGCGGTTAGTGGCGTATCTGCGCCCCCACGTGCAAGAAGTGCGGCACGTGCGCGACATGGCCTTGACAGCAGCCCGGATACTTCTATCTCGCGGTATGCTCAGCGAGAAGGTTTCCACTTGCTCACCAAAGACGAAGACTTTACTCGGCTGGTGTTGACGCAGGGATTTCCATCCAAAGTAATTGTCGTTACCAACGCGCAGGTACCCGTGCAGCAACTAGCAGCGTTTTTGCAGACCCACTTACCTCACCTGAAAGCCTGGAGCTGGTGA